The sequence GTGCTTAGCATGAAGAAGTACTCAATAATTATTATTCTTAGCATTGTTACTGGCTTCAAGGTGTCTCTCAGTTGACTTTCAAGTGTataaaaatgagaattaaaaagaaatacaattttaATTTAAGCAAGTGGTTAAGTTGCATCTGATAGGTCCTAAGTGTGATACTTTTGAGCAAAAATGCTACAGATGGCCTGGAATGCTAAACTGGATCTTAAGAATATATTCTGACAGTTACCTTTCTCAGGGcctcttttacatctttgttcctcagacTGTAGATAAGGGGGTTCAACATGGGGATCACCACTGTGTAAAACACAGACACCACCTTGTTCTGGTCACTTGAGTAGCTAGACTTGGgcatcacataaataaatgtaatagttCCATAGTAGAGAATAACTGCAGTGAGGTGAGAAGTACAAGTGGAGAAGGCCTTATGTCTCCCTTCAGTGGAGCGCATCTTCAGGATTGTGATGAGGATGTAGATATAAGAGAGAGCTATGACAAACACGGTGACTACAATGATGGATCCAGAAGAGATGGAAGGGATAATTTGAATGGTGGAAGTATGTGAACAGGAAAGTTTCAACAAAGGGGAGAAATCACAGAAGAAGTGATCTATCTGATTTGGTCCACAGAAGAATAGACTCAATAAACAACTCGTAAATGTCCAAGAATTTACACACCCACCCAGATAGGAAGCTCCCACTAAGATGATGCAGATTCTGGGGGACATGTGGGTGGAGTAGAAAAGGGgtgagcagatggccacatagcgatcataggccatggcAGCCAGCAGGAAGCACTCGGCTGTCCCAAACATGACCACAGAATACAGCTGGGTTTCACAGACAGTGACAAACAGTACTGTTCCATGTCTAAGGAACCCTATAAGCATTATAGGTGTGACTGATGTGGAACACCCAGTATCCACAAAAGCCAAATGACTGAGGAAGAggtacatgggggtgtgaagcTGGGAACAGTTTCTTATTAAAATGATTATGCTGATATTGCCTACTAAGGTGACAACATAGATTCCTAGAAATATCACAAAAAAGATGACACAAAGTGTGGAATTTTGTGTTAACCCCGAAATGATGAACTTTGTCACAATGGTGTGATTTCCAACCTCCATCTCTTCTGTGAATTGTTCCTGTTGAGGCAAATGTGAACGTTCATTTGTTTTATGCTTTCATTCCCCCATTTGTTAAGTCTTATTATGCTTCTCTGACACCACATGTTCCTGGTTTTCTTTGGGATCTCAGTTATGTTCTTTTCTTCATctaatatttatgtaaaaatgcCTCTCAAACCTTGGTTCATAGGCTGATTGCTCTCCCAAAGTCCAGATCCATAGTTTTCAGTGATTTTTTGGGAGTCTTCAGCTGGAAATTCCATGagtaaggtcggcagttcaaagccaccaggcgctccttggaaaccctatggggcagttccactctgtcctgtagagctgcTATAAGTCGGAGCTGCCTCAACAGCACCTGGCGGCGCCTAAAAACAACCAACGACAACAACCTTATACTCAGATTGCCCCATATCAAATTCATGCTTTTCTTTGACTACTCTTCCTGTATTCTGTTTCTGGGGAATGACATCACCATCCACTCCATCTCTCGTATCTACAACTTGAGAGTCATCCCAGCCTTTTTCCTCTGATTGTACAACCTCTAATAAAATCCATATGTTCTGTCACAGTGTAGCTCCCAATTTTATCCTTTTACCCcttcttttacattcccactgtcCGAGccttagttggagccctggtaatttttcatcttttgtttaCCTATTTACCTCCCTAGCTTTACTGCTCTCTCCTTATAATCCATTCACAATGCATCTGCCAACGTGATCTCTTGCTGAAGTACAAAGCAGATGATGCCAAAAGGATATATTTAAGGCTTTCAGTAACTTCTCAAGTTTTAAGGATGAAAGCTGACCTCATTAGCACAGCATGTAGCACCCTTTCTGATATGACCTGTATATATGACTCCTTGTCTCTCAGGATATGTCCATCTACCACTCTGTTGTAACCTTCTAGAACTTCTCAGACTCCTTGCAATGCACTAAACTTTTTCTGGCCTTTGTTTCACctttccttctgcatggacttctCCTACCTCCCATCACCATTGCCCTGGGTAACACCTACCCATCCTTCAAGACTCATTTCTCCCAAAGCCTTCTCCGATTCCTAAGGTAACCTTTCTTTGCAGATATCTGGTATTCCCTTTGTTTACACTGGGTGAtgttttttgttgtagttgtttgcTTGTCTACATGTCGCTGTCCGCAGTTTGTACATATGATCCTCAATAACTGCATTTTTTCCCTGTATCATAAATACCTAGTGCTTGGGCATGAAATATTATTAAGAAAACCTTGTTGAATAAGTGAACGCATGAATATTGTGATCAGTAGGCTCTAGGCAATCAGGGATAAATATGATTTAGGTTTTCCCTGTCTAGAGAAACCAGGAGTAGTAGAATAGGAAGACAACCAATACGTTTTTAGTCCATGGAAAGCACTGTAACAGTGGTGTAAGTAAAGTAAAATAATGACTTATTTTGTTtctaaataaaacttatctaaacatgctgaataaataaaacaCTCGAAGATTCAAAAGAAACTTTCACACCTGGCTCCTATTATGCACATCGACTATTAGAAATATGATGTATTTCTTcctgggatttttttccccctggatgTATTTTAATGTAGCTTTTATCACAttgtatatacattttaatactgctgtttttattttacatttgaatATAAGCATTTATCACATTCCTCACAAATATAGTTTTTGAGATCTGCATAATACATTGAGTGACTCAACCTGAATTTAATTacatttgaacattttattgttcaCAGTTTTTCACTGTCACAACTAGGAATACCAGAAATTGGATCAGGCATCAGGAGGATAATGTGAAAAATATgatgaatttaaaaagaaaaaaccccatTTCTGGGTATTTATCCTAAGACAATAATTGAAAAGAAGTATGCTTTGTAATACAAGGTAAGTGTATTCTCATCATTTGCAATAATGAAAACCCTAAACTTACCAAAGTGCTACCtgtctttcattatttttttgagtttttgtctgtattttcatcTCCATGATTCGCCATTGTCCTATGACACTGAGGCAAAATGcctgtgttttgaggcaatcctAAGAAAGCAGAATTAATGATAGATAGTAAAAGACACATAGAAATTACCTTAGCCCAATGTTAGTCCAGAAActcaggtggtgtagtggttaactgctacagctgctaaccaagaggcctgcagttcgaatccagcaggcattcttcagaaactctatggggcagttctgctctgtccatagggttgatgtagtcggaatcgacttgatggcaatgggtttggtggtttggtaATGTTAGCTGCAGATCATACTAATGATTcagggaaataataaagagaatATTACATTTATTAGAATGAGAAAAGTGTAGAAATaagtttaaaacatttttgtcaaatacaaaattaaaaaattttaaattgagaTTTATTTCGGTGACTACAAAGTTTCATTGATACTACATCTTTTCATTAACTTCAGCTAAATAAAAATCCCTTAAGctatttttacaaatatttaaatttGTAAATTTACATATTTACAAATCCTTTTTGCACGCTTTGTTTCAGTTtttacatattatttaaaaaatgaagaaatacctACAAATCCTTCACTATAATAACTgctcatttttaatttaattgttgTGTATATGTAAGCAGTATTTACATATTTGTAATCATATtgtggaggaaccctggtggcacagtggttaagagcttggctgctaatgaaaggtcagtagtttggatccaccagctgctccttggaaactctatggggcagtactactcagtcctatagactatgactcggaatcatcTTGGCAGCAACAGGGTTAATTGTATTGTACATACCATTTTGGCATTCATATGTTCActtattcaataaaatatttccCATTTTTCTGAATAATCTTCATAACTGAAATGCTAGATGGAATATACATCAAATTCCTTGGCATTGCATTCTTGGAGCTTCATAATCTTTCTCCCGTTACTTTTCTAAATGTTTCTCCCTACATATGCTTCCTTGCAAAATCGTACTTAGCAAGAGTCACATTAACATGAAAATGAGATTATACTCAATGTTAGAGGTTATAATTTTCATAGAAACACAATTGCCTACTAACAATATTATTGCAATTCCTGAAGTTTTAAACATTTACCATAAATGATAAATAACATTACCAATGTCTCCaaaatttcttaatttcttaAAGACAAACAGTTCTTATTTTAGAATAAGTAAACCTTTAGTTTTTCTGAAGGGACTTAATTTTTTCACTGACTGAAGAGTCAGGTATAATAAATCAATGGTTGAGAACCTGCAGCTCATAAAAAATATGTTCTGCCTCTTCCTTGATGATATTCATGGCGTATCTGCTTAAATTACTCTAGTAACAGGTAGCTGACAGCCCTTCATTTCAGTTGTCATTAAAAACCTGATTTTAATCTTATCAATCGCTGCCCCATGAGTTCAGCAGTACAGACCATCTACttgtctagattaaaaaaaataaaaaacttagaaatatttGAATACAGCTACAGTTATCGTGCCTCCACACCTCCCCTTTTCTAAAATTA comes from Elephas maximus indicus isolate mEleMax1 chromosome 7, mEleMax1 primary haplotype, whole genome shotgun sequence and encodes:
- the LOC126079339 gene encoding olfactory receptor 491-like, translating into MEVGNHTIVTKFIISGLTQNSTLCVIFFVIFLGIYVVTLVGNISIIILIRNCSQLHTPMYLFLSHLAFVDTGCSTSVTPIMLIGFLRHGTVLFVTVCETQLYSVVMFGTAECFLLAAMAYDRYVAICSPLFYSTHMSPRICIILVGASYLGGCVNSWTFTSCLLSLFFCGPNQIDHFFCDFSPLLKLSCSHTSTIQIIPSISSGSIIVVTVFVIALSYIYILITILKMRSTEGRHKAFSTCTSHLTAVILYYGTITFIYVMPKSSYSSDQNKVVSVFYTVVIPMLNPLIYSLRNKDVKEALRKVTVRIYS